Within the Phoenix dactylifera cultivar Barhee BC4 unplaced genomic scaffold, palm_55x_up_171113_PBpolish2nd_filt_p 000872F, whole genome shotgun sequence genome, the region tcttctctcttgaatgcttttGTGTTAGGTGGGTGAGAAGTATTTTTCATGcacttgaaaactcctttttatacttctgcaagcaatagatccgttagaaataaaaatagagccgttaggatttaaaaaaatacctgcaaaaatgtgtcagtcgcgttccaggcattccggagatgtctccgcttgaacgagagacgtctcggttgTATAAAAAATCCTTCGAcaatgtcggagtcgactcggcgctttctggggacgactccgaagaagaacagcccgatttcttatttttctgtttttctgagagagccgactcgcatacctcgggggacgtctcgggattttttgtgctttatgcgcggggacgactccgcgatgtcggagacggctccgacgttttctcaacgaaaaacgggtcctctggaattcctgagagagtcggctccgcgtccttcggagacgactcgcgcgcatcccttgaaaacggcctttctgccgtctctgagagagagtcgactctagaaagccgggagtcgactccgaccctgcgagacgccttggcaagtgctggggacgtctccagacgtcccagcttcttccctgcgtaccggagacgtctctagaACAAgctggagacgtctcggctgcccctgatccgttttcttcatctcaaaaatcttcaataaatccaccgaaaaatacgggaacatgccttgacaatacttaacaatattcttagttaaacacctgaaatgctcaagtaaattgtcaatataaagggaattatactctagtgttttgtattcatcaaaatccattagggggtcaacacagcctttggatttcacttctagtgatggagatcacaaagtttgcaagctgcaaaagtccatttatggactaaagcaagcatcttggagttggaacattcggttaaatgatgcgatcaaatcgtttgatttcatcaagaatgaagagaaaccatgtgtttataagaaagttagtaGGAGTGCTGTCatatttctcgtattgtacgtggatgacatcctcctgattgggaatgatattttcATGCTAACTTCGGTCAAGATCTGTTTATCTAAagaattttccatgaaagaccttggaaaagcatcctatattttggagattaaggtctatagagatagatctaagaggatgcttggcctatcacagaaaatgtacatagaggaggtgctgaaaaggttcagcatggaaaacttttAAAAGGGGTCTTCTACCCCTTAGGCataggattcatctctccaagaagatgtgccctaatacatctgaagagattcagtcgAATCCAAGCGAGGAGCACTGGAGAGCTgtaaagaacattcttaagtacttgagaagaactaagaatatgttcttggtttttggagaaggatcagagttaaaggtagaaggatacatagatttagactttatgactgatattgatgatagaaagtctacatcaggatatgtgttcttgtgcaatggtggttcggtaaattgaaagagttccaaacaaccgatcattgctgattctactatgaaagctgagtatatcgccgcctctgaagctgtaaaggaagccttctggttcaaaaagtttattgcagagttagatgtaatgtcatcatatgtcataacactctactgcaataacaatggcgccatagttcttgctaaggagcctaggtctcatcagaagtccaagtacatagagcggcgctttcacttCATACGCaactacctcgagaagaaatatgtcgaggtgcagagagtagactctacGGACAATGtagcggacccattcactaaacagctTAGCCAGCAAAAGACTAaaacccaccttgagaagatggggcttagatatatggctgattggctttagtgcaagtgagaGATTATTAGATGTAAGTCCTAAAAGCCAATCTagctgacacattatttattctgagacatagttttgtacttgattttattattattaaataataatggtcatctttttcattcatattgtgtatgtgtctatgaatcgttcaaagaattaataagatgatgatacatattctcaagagttgagaatttaagccatgtgtcattggtgattaattcctaaatacttctgatcgatggatcattatGAGGACagtgattgatccgatgagattTGTGCACAGATTACTATCCTTTTGGATGGACGTaccttgagtccacagtgtaggaagaCTGGAgcgatagtgcaggtgcttgttagagaatgagggtactgagcatgaccaaagaaagaagtcacttggatgtctatccactcgtcagtgacttacttgatgttgcagtagtatgactggtcttttgacctgcgatgcttcggctattcatagtgagattgttgtagtttgactgcacatatatatggtctctagctatatgggtccttgtggtgcagattggctactgtaagttcactgtaggagtagggtgtacacctacatgaaatctatcaatcttggtagataaggagtagtcctatgtgatttataagactgagttcataaGACCTTGGCCAAGGCAGTATGTAAAGTGGGAAAAGagtttttccactctcgaactaaagatgaataaatcttgacatatgacagacgatggagtttgacgaattatccatgacctctgtcttatagggatccatgatagaaggactgtattatacgataactgcacctagaggttcatctattccattctgctgagtTGCCACTATATGCTACTAGGTGTCACcgatggatggtgagactcacaaagATTATCTTGATGGTCAATAATCTCTGGTGagatgagttggaattgttccaatccattgaaaggagttttcaatgatattgtgatagtgatcacaatatatatcactaccagacagaatagaacctatgggtcacacacattaaagatattgaccgatccaatggttggattgtgatttagaatcataATAGTTcatgattgtcaatttgattgataattgattTAATCCAAtgagagttagtgagttaaagaaagaaaaattgcaattggattgcaatttgattgaatcaattggactgaattagattaggactgcaaattattagagtcctacttggagtaggactcctaaAGACCTAATTGCATTAGGACTAAAAATTATATGAGCCCTACTTGgcgtaggactcctagagtcctaattgattttgatctaatGGATAAGGATTAAGAGTTCTTATTGGATAAGGACTCTTTGtggccacccaatcctctttagaAGAGGATTCATGCATCTTAATTAAATTAGGCCGCACTCCCCTTACTTGAATTGATTTGGGGCGTGCATGAGCCCAATtgaaaggaggggcgtgcgcccctcctaaTCCCACTTGACCTAGGcgtgagctcctaatttttaggaTCCTCACGCCTAGGGCAAAGGATAAAAAGGGAGGCTGGCGGCCTCCCTTGTAGCTTCATGGAATTTTTGTTGGCGGCCACCTTCTCCCCTTTTCCCCTTccgccgcaagcaaggaaaaagaaagaagtgggGCGtggcctcttcttcctcttttgatctttcttcttcctctctaagaaatcaagagttgattgaaagagaggatttcagccatcaaaagtaatCTTTGCAGGGAAGCTAGCACTCCGAAGAGATTCAAAAGCTTGGATTGGGCTtcttcctcgtgtggatacccgtagagtcCGGACATGTGTGCAGCTTCAAGCGAGCCTTTCAATATTACCAGGATCATCAAATTGCGGTgaacatctacccgcacaaggtgaagatcagaTATTTTCCTTCTAAAGTATTTAAtcttaatctatctacgaacggttttaaaatacgttcatgtgatgaacgaacTGTGCATGGCTTTTCtactgtaattttaattttctgcagcaTGCATGATTTTCCAACACTTGGTACCTCAATGGCAAGTGCAAACCTATTTGTAGGAATCAGGCCAATTGGGCCTAACATGCACCAAAGACGGTAGGCCCAATCGggctttaattcaaaattcaaaaaaaaaaggaaatcggAATAGGGGACTGTGATCCCCTGCCTGAGCGGCCCGAACGGCCCCCGTTGAGGCACATTCCGGGGAGTTGCAGCTGATGCAAAACCCCTAGGGCCGGTACTAAAGGCCGGTGGCGGTTTGGGGCAGTTGCAACTAGCAAACGGCCGACCGGTGCCATCGTTTGTCCGAGCTAATCTTTTCTCTTTGGGGGTTATAAGAACCCTAATTCCACTCCACCCGATCCTCCGCCCGTtgttcctctccttcctcctcatCCTCTAGTGGCTGCCATGCTGCCTCGGTCGATTGTCGCCCCTGAAAACCCCCTAGTTGCCAGCCTCCCTTATTACAAgtgctttttttctctcttctcgccGGGATCCACCAAAAAATGCctccaccgaccgtgagtctcTATGTGCGTCCCTCGCTGGTGAGTCCCCATCTTCCGTCGAACCTCCCTCAAGCTTTAGGGAAGGCCACCAAGGTAGCTAGCTCTGACCCTCTTTCTTACTTCCTCCTTTTTGGCTGAGCATGACTGTCACTGCTTGCTTGTCGCTGCAGCCACTGCCTCCAGCTACACCTGCCGGATCTTGACCATAGAAGCCATCATGAACAACCCTCTCATCTTTCTCCTGATTactaagaaaagaagaaagaagaagaaaaaaagaaaagaggaggaagaagaggagagagagaaaaactcatccctctcttcttcctctctctctctctctatctagtttcttctctctttctctctaatcttcctatttctctctctaaaagatTGGAATCAGTAAAAGAGGTCCCATCCTTAGATTTGTAGATCCTAGACCAATTTATCAAGTCCATTTCGGGTTGCTTAAAGCTTTTTAATATATACTTAGATTTTTAAATAGTGAATAGCAAGTAATTTATTCTTCTTAAATATTTTTGACAGGTGCAAAGGATTTGCCCAACTGAACCTAGTGATTTTTGGGCGAACAGAGGTAAGTGACCTTGGCACTTAATTTCAAATTACTGATCAATTTTTAGTATGAAATTATGAATTATATTTGACATGATTGACCCtgcattttctttttaaaaaaattagattCAAGCATATGATTGGAAATGATCTGTGTTCTTGGCCAAATAGAATTCTTATTGAATACttcattataaattatttacatATGAATTATGATTATGAAAAATTGTATGTTACTATGAAAATGATATATATGGCATGATTATGCATTTTAACTTTTGCGATGCCATTTAGCATTTCCAACCTATTTATAAAggtatgatttatgaaaaatatgaaatattttatgagCTCTCTGATAGCTATAACCGCCTCTAGAAATGGAGGCCAATCGATAtcctggagctagcatccaacaAAAATGGCCTTCGGCAAATGGGTTAAAGTTGATAACGAATATAAACTATGATATCTTATCGATTATGAAGACGACCCTGTCACGGGTTATACTGACCGTAGCGCAAAAATCTGTGAGCATTGTTTTAATTAaaagtatggataaatggcaAATATTTGATGATTATGGATATTTTAAATTGCACCTTCAGCTTTACGAACTTGCATGATTTGTGCATATATGATTGGTTTGTTACGATAATTTGTTATTatgtttatgaaatattttattttacagtATAATTTTACTTTCCAAATGACGTATTgaatcatgtaaaaatttatgcttgatccgGTAAGGTGGTGCATGGTTACTTATTGAGTCGCAAAACTCATTTgtctctttatattttttttagataattAAGGTTtctaggaagaaggaagaataaaatgaatgaaGGATGAAAGAATAAAGCTTGAAGCATAGTTCCAAGCTATTAGTAAATGTAGTTATGACTATAAAGTTTGGGTTATATAGACTCGGACGTTCAAATATTCGGTTTAGATACTCTGTACCCACTTCTCTTTGTTTAGCAAATGAATTTGAACTAAATTTATTATTCCATAAATTTTTATGAAGAACTTTTTATTGtgggcttcgtgttattgtgaGCAATAACCTACAATGGCATGGCCATGTCATGCTTCGGATCTGGGacgtaatattttatttcaatATTATTCAAATAAATTATGTGGGGATTTATgcgggtatatatatatatttagtcctatatcggttattcgttgggtagatcttgggtatttttacaggatcaagaaactcaaataataccttctggctagccatttcgggtgaggtcttgggttgttataaatggtatgaGAGCGGACCCGACCTataacctatatggactagAGGACATTGCAGCATGGATCCATTGAAGCTGACTACGAACCAATTGTGGTGCTTgtggttagatttgaatggatttgaacttttagcctgacgaggacgtcgagGCTTAAACAGGGTGAGCTGAGGACTCAtgcaggcatgtgtttagtcttatATCAGTTATTCGCTAGATAGATCTTGTGTACTTATATCGgatcaagaaacctaaataatatcttacacatagtcattttgggtgaggtcttggatTATTatactatttttattaaatgtcttaaaaatcataaaattcTTTGCTACCATGGCTCTAAAAAGTAATTGCTATTTTAAGTAATTTAACTACTAAAAAAAGGTCTAAAAATTTTACAAATAATTTTCCAAAAAAAGGATTTCACCATATATGTTCAGCCTATTTCGTTTTTCTAGTCTGATTCTATCTCTATTAAATGTCTCACTAGTCAATTCGCAGCACAGTTTCCTCTCTGATAGGTACACGGCATTTGAAGAGTAGAACCTGCAGAAGAGAAGCTCCAAATATCTAATGGGCAAGGGCCGTAACAAAATTAATTGTGTAAGGCATGAAAGCTTTAACCATGTTAGTCCTTGAGCCTTCAAAATTCCTTATCTTCTTATTAATTTGTTAAATTGAATGGACTCAACTGCAATTGGCTTCGTAACAAAAAGTCCTTGCAGATGAAATACTAGAATGAATCAGGGATACGAAATAAATGAATCTAAATAAAAGGCAGCTTACCAAAAACTTAATTTCTCACAACAAAATTTAACCTTTTCCGACGATCTTTTTGGTCGCCTTGGACTTAGTTCCAACATGCAATGGTCAGATGACGTCAAAATCATATGCCCTATGCCAATTCATGTCAGGATAACATCAGAATCACCATCACTTGACCTAATTGTAGCACTCACCCTGCGTCTTGATTCATAAGGACAGCCTGACCATTAGGACTGTCAAAAGCGATGGCTGTTCTACACTTCAGATGGGTGCATGTGGACATGCATGATCCACGTCTCCGCTTCTTGTCAGGGCTGACAAGTTTGAAAAGATTTGATTGTGTCTAAAGTCACGAGAGCTCTAGGATTTTAgcgtttttttattttgttgttgGTTGTTGATAGGCACCAATAGGCTTTGTAGCATTTTTGTTATGGTATGCAAGTCAGTACAAAATCCAATTCAAATTTAAACTTGAATTTAAAGTTTGCATATATGAAAATCATAAAGACACCCAAAATcaagttcaaatttaaattcatgCCTCCTATTATAATTGTGATTTCACATGTGATGATCTCCTATTAGCAAGGCTCCTATTGTCAGTGATAATTGCATGACCAACTAACCTATAACTTTACTACATGGTTTGATCGTACCATCCCAACTTGACCTCCTAATTCATTTTGACCCAACCCTACTTTTATCAGCTTGGATCATTGTAAGTGGTATCCTAACACAAACTAGCCTAGCTCAACCTTTAAATTTATTCTAACCCAACTGGCCTATCTGAACTTGCATCATTGTAACTCGTTATCAATGCAACCCATCCCAATTCAACTATTGAAAATCTtattaaaacaaaagaaaacagagAATTGACCAAAGAGGTCGAATCTTCATCTATTTGTGGACACTTTGTGAGGCCCAGCTTCACTGGGCCGGCCCATTGGCCTGGCCCAACACCAAGAGAAGGCCCGAAGGCCCTCTTCCCATTCAAAATAGGGCAGTCCCCTGTTCAACcatgtggaggaggaggaagtgtCCTCCTCCACCGCGGGCACTGCCGGAGGCTAGGATAAGCCTAGCCTCCACTTTGATCGAGTCTATCCATCGCGATTCTCGCGGTGGAGAAAGGACCCCGAGCTTATTGTCTCACCCTCGAGCTTATCTCCTTCGAAAAACCTTCCGATAAATCTCCCATCTCTCAGCGATTGACTCACCCCCGAGCTCCACcgatcacctctcctcctcctccttccttgtCTTCGGTGACCGTGGTGCCGCCTCGGACAAGTGCAGCTGCTGaagtctcttcttcttttctctagaCCACGACAACCCtgttttctcttctccctatttTGAGATCCGCGCTACTAGCCGCCGAACCAAGCCGTCGTCGGCTGAGATCCGCTACCTCTGTTGATCGCTGGTAAGTCCCCTTACTTCCCCCTATTCCTCTGTTCCAACTCAAAACCGAGCAGTTTTGTTCCCCTGTTTTGAACAAACAAAGAATGATCTCGATATTCCTTTCTCGCCGGCCGCCACCGGCCGCCGACGGCTGGCCGTCGACCATTGAGGCTCGACTGCCACCGAACTTACTTCCTCGGCTTCTTCTCCCTactcttccctctcttcctcctctccattcttcttcttcttattatttcttctattttcttccCATTTGTCCCCTATTTGTaagtaataaaaaaaggaaaaaacaagaGGGAAAACATTTTCTCTCTCTGCTTGACTATGGACCAGATACATTGATGAACCTTGATGGCCTATACCATCGACGAACAAAACCCAAACCCCTGGCTGGACCTAAGTTGAGATTctatcctctttctctttctctctctagaccgGCTTAGAGATCTTAGTGTAGGCCCTATTTTTCTTATTGCTCGAATCTAAGTTAACTCAGTTTGAAAATCCTAAACCACTATGATATTTGGGTAGTAGATCAGCCTATTACTTCAGCCCAGCTTGATTTGGTCACTTTTGATCTTCACTGACCTGTTGAATCCTTCTTGCTCATATTGACTTGGGCAATCGACACTATCACCTGACTAACCTGATTTGGGGGCATGAGGCCATTCTCTAGTAGTGTTTGATTTTGACTTCGTTTGACTTAATTCTCAAatgatgctgaaatttatgatgttttaattatattaaaataggTGCACTTGACCCGTTCAATTGAAGTACAATTTttgaagcgagaagaggtaagtaacctaatgcttcagagtatatttttcaaattatttgataaaatacttattaattttgatatctGTTTTGTACttagttaaacgggtcagggaTGTTAATATtatgattattttaaaatatgttatatGCTATGTtataaaaaatctattttataaATATGCATTCTCAACATGGCTATGATCTATTCTGGCTCCGTCAATGAAAATTATTCATTGgtcctgtcgacttgtaatataTGAGAAATTAGTTTCTATACTGCACCACCGATGATtaaaatagtggtatttgggCTACTGTAAAACCGGTGATTAAGAATAGCAgtttttggcactttgtgcgacCCATGCATGCTACTGGAATACGTGGCCATAGCCTGATTTTTGATATCTGATTTTTGATTTCTGATTTTCGATATAGAGTTTCTGGTATTTCTTGTGAAAACTATaggatattttaaaaaaatatatgcattattTGAGAAATGATTTATTCCCCAATCAATATTTTGTGTTTTTAACTAAATTATTTGGCATGCTTCGACGCCACTCCGGGATATTATGTTGTTTAGTGGACTAGTATAGCTCATTAtcatattttctttgtttttcagatccagagatgCATGATTGCTCGGGACTTGGGCAGTGCGCTAGTTTTACGAAGATACTTTTGGTCATTAGAGTATTAGTAGGTctagttagaatattttatttggtTTATGTTAGTAGTTAGCAATTGTTGACTTATGTCCCCTTGAAGATATTGTAAGAATTATTTAAATAAgacgttaattaattaaaattttaagaattattattgctttgatatgatcggTAGTCTTGCATGCTTGTATGGTCCGCCATATAGGTATGGCGTCTGTCATGCTTCGGGCTCGGGGTGCGACACACTTTGATCCGCCCAAAGGTGCTATGTGGACCATATATTTAGAATTAAGGTTTGCAGAATACATAAGTAATAGTGTCCAACAAGTTCAAAGTATATATACTAAACGTGAAAAATTTACTAATTCAaaattaggatttggaggacaTCTTGAAGTTGTGAGGAGATCAATAACATTGAATATCTAATACAGGCTTAAATGTTTCTAGATCTATGGGGATAAAACTGAGAGATGATTGATAATATAACATAGTCTAACAACCATTTGCCTGTTTTGCACTTGAAACTTGCTAATgaccaaatatttttttctataccTTCTACATCTAATACCGATGTTAAATTTCTGAATTTATTAAATGACACACAAGATTTAAACAAGTGAAAGGTTGTTGAGGTTTATGATTTCAAAATCCTATAAGTTTTGGTACCTTTCTTTGAATCTATTCTTTTATGCGCTTTGCTTCATTTTACCCTCATAAATACTTATCTATATCTGTCCTTGTAGTTGGCATGTGTGATGCCCATGCAATGAACTACAAATAGCTatgcttttttattattattattattttgagaaGCTGTGCAGCATATGTAACAGAAAATTATTATCTCTATCTTTGTCGCTATAATGAAGTAGCAGGGATCGGGAAAGGAGGTATGTTTGAATAGGGAATTTATTAAGAAAAGTCTACATTGCTCGAAATTCGTGACATTGGCATTGTCattttttttatgatgtttCTAAGAATTTTCATGAATTCTGAAGGGGGTAGAGCTTTCCCTCTCCACTCTACTTGATATAGTGCAACATCTTCAAAATGCTTGAAGGCAAAGTTGTTTCCTGATACATCATTATCATTGAACTTTCCAATCGAGCATACCGAAGCTTGGAAGAAAGCATCTATCCCATTATTCTTCATTAGCCTCAGGTAAGGCTAGATGACTAATAGTTTACATAGCCTTCTTCAACAGTTTGTCCTGGTgtcctattaaaaaaaaaaaaaaccttaacaAGTccgtttcttttctttctatagGATTTAGGCTATTCAGACCAGCCTACTCCTATTCTATTCCTAGGTACTTATGAATATAGGCCTAGCCAACCTATAATTCTataattttgctggttgtactgGCTCAATCTATGAATCCAATAGAATTTTCAATCCAATCATCCAAACAGGCTCTAAGATATCTCACTACCTTAAAAGTTCTGTTACAGGTCATATGTTCTGTAGTTTGCTGCATGTATGCAACCTTATCATTTCTCATGTTCTGTGGCATGCATGCACAGCCATATAGATCAACAATTTTCACTGCCTATTTAAGGAAATAAGCTTATTCACGTAAGAAAGACTCTTTGGAGCAACAAAAACAGTAATGCTGTCACATGGAGATCACACGGCTAAAGCAAAATAAATTCATGACCACACATCAATATGGGAAGCCATAAGCAAACATCGCCAATGGGGATGAAAATGAGACTGAAATGTGCAATTACCAAGATCATCACCTACAAAAGGATGGTGCCCAATAACATGTCCCAATCTATAAGTGACATTAAATGCCCAATAGCATAACGGAAAGTCATAAGACTTTGAGGTCAGCAGAACTaacgttttattttatttccaaaCCTTTTATTGCTCCATAAAAGCACTATTTTAATTGCAAAGacacaataattttttataccACGAGCATAAAGGCAGGCTTGCAATAGTGCATATAGATATTTGGCAGCATAGTCTGCTACCCTAAAAGCAACATCTAATTACCCAGCACGTAAGGAGTAGCAATTAACCGCAGAGGCGACTTCAAGCCCACGGCTGCCCCAGTGGACTCAGTCATGTCCAAATCATTGGGGCCCATCCCATTAGGGAGCTTCCAATCAAAATAGTAGAGTACGTTGGCCAGGGCCATCTCCACCTGGGCCATGCCAAAGGCCATCGCCGGGCAAATCCTCCTGCCTGCACCAAAAGGTATGTACTCAAAGTTGCCACCTTTGTAGTCCACCGAGCTGCCATCGAATCTCTCAGGCATAAAGCTCTCCGGGTCCTCCCAATACCTCGGATCCCTTGCCACAGCCCATGCGTTGACGACAATCCTGCTCCCTGCAGGGATATTGTAGCCGCCCACTTGGCATGTCTCACGGCAGACTCTCGGCATGAGCAGCGGACCCGGCTGGTGCAATCTCAGAGACTCTTTGATCACCAACTTCATGTAATGGAATTCTTTGATATCTTCCTCCTCGATCCTGGCCTTCCCCTTCAAAACTTGCCTCACCTCTGCTTGAGCCTTCTCCATTATCTCGGGGTGTCTCATTAACTCTGCCATCGTCCATTCCAGCGTCGTCGCTGATGTCTCAGTTCCTCCCCCGAACATATCCTACAAATAATGGAAAGATAGGTACTTGAATCAATATGTATTgccatgccttttatttatttatttattcatttttataGAACAAGCTAGATGCATAGTTAGGCATACTGACCATGATTACGGCCTTGAGGCTGGTGAGCGTGAGGGGGAACTCAAGTCCACCATTTTCTTTTAGCTCTAAGAGAACGTCGACAAGGTCTTCCCCTTGTTCCTGTTCCTCGTTGCTGCTATTTTTGGTTGCTCTCTTCTCTTCATGCTCCTTGATGATCTCCCCGAGGATCTCATCCATCTCCCTGTGACATTTTTTTAACGTTGAGCTCACTCCACTGAGAGTGTCAATAAAGGTTAACGAGGGGAATAGATCAGCTACGCAAAATCCGGAGAGGAATTCAAGGAGTTCCTCCAATGCTGATATGAATCTCGGCCCATGCTTGCATTTTGTACCAAATGCCACCATCGAGGTCATAGTATTGGTTGTCAGGAGAAACATCTCACTGAGGTTAACTGGGGAATTGTTCATCGTGGAGATATATCCCACTAGGTTGGACATCACCTCTTGTCGATGTATGCTGAAGGACTTGACACGCTTTGCACTAAGTAGTTCGATAACGCATATCTTCCGCAGCTGCCGCCAGTAGCTACCGTAGGGCGAGAAGATAATGTCAGCGCCGTCATAGAACGCCTTGTAAGCTAGTATTTTGTCCCGCGACGCGAAGATGAGATCGTGGGTCTTCAGGATCTCTCTTGCCATCTCCGGGGAGGAGACGATAATGTGATCGACTTGTCCGAGCCTGAGGTGCATGAGAGGGCCATGCCGCCGCGACAGCTCACGGAGGGCACGGTGAGGGAGAGCTCCGAGCAAGTGGTGGAGGTGACCTATGATAGGGAGCTTCCATGGGCTCGGAGGCAGATTTCGTGTTGCTGTGGATTTGGTCAACTTTATCACTATGAGTACAAAGAGGAGGAAGGCGGAAAGGAAGGGTAAGGAAGGGAGCTGGAGTTCCATGGCTGGTGCTCTGATGCGTTTGAGTGTAATGTGCTCTGATGCTCTTCTTAATTTATAGGGGGCATACGATTCTAGTGTCGTaattctttttgtttcttttttttgaagataAAGGAGG harbors:
- the LOC120107460 gene encoding premnaspirodiene oxygenase-like codes for the protein MELQLPSLPFLSAFLLFVLIVIKLTKSTATRNLPPSPWKLPIIGHLHHLLGALPHRALRELSRRHGPLMHLRLGQVDHIIVSSPEMAREILKTHDLIFASRDKILAYKAFYDGADIIFSPYGSYWRQLRKICVIELLSAKRVKSFSIHRQEVMSNLVGYISTMNNSPVNLSEMFLLTTNTMTSMVAFGTKCKHGPRFISALEELLEFLSGFCVADLFPSLTFIDTLSGVSSTLKKCHREMDEILGEIIKEHEEKRATKNSSNEEQEQGEDLVDVLLELKENGGLEFPLTLTSLKAVIMDMFGGGTETSATTLEWTMAELMRHPEIMEKAQAEVRQVLKGKARIEEEDIKEFHYMKLVIKESLRLHQPGPLLMPRVCRETCQVGGYNIPAGSRIVVNAWAVARDPRYWEDPESFMPERFDGSSVDYKGGNFEYIPFGAGRRICPAMAFGMAQVEMALANVLYYFDWKLPNGMGPNDLDMTESTGAAVGLKSPLRLIATPYVLGN